The genomic window TCATTACACCTATCCCGGCAACTAATAAAGTAATACTGGCTACTCCTCCAAGCAAAATCAGTAAGACTATTTTTATTATATTAACCATTTCAAGTCCACTAACCATATTATAAGTAGCAAACTTTGATTTTCCTTCAACTGTCAATCCATGACGTGTATTCAAATGTTCCATAACTTTATTTTTTACATAAGGCAGTTTTTCTCTTCCATTAGCTCTAACCAAAATACTAAATCTATTTTTAGTTCCTGTTATTCTTTCCATTACTGTGATTGGAATAAAACCTCTATTATCATTTATAGACACAGGCAATATTGGTGATTCATAATCTTTAGGAAGAATCCCAACAACAGTAAAACTAGTCCCATCTAATACAACTTTTTCTCCTATTGCCTTATCATTGCCAAAAATATTTTCAGCTGTTTCATGACCTAAAATAATTACCTGATTAAAATTTTCTATATCAAGTTTATTTATAAAACGACCTTCAGCAATTTCTAAATCATAGATTTCTTTAAATGCAGGTGTTGTTGTAATAAGATTAAAATCTATTTCTTTACCATCATAGCGTAATGAACCATCACCACTGTAACGTGGAGCAATAGCTTTTATATTGTTTTTTTCTTTTTCTTCAATATAATCTATATCTTCAAATGTCATTTGTCCTAAAAATCGCTGAGTTTTTGAGTCATATCTATTATAAACCTGCATTAAATCTACAGGTGCAATTCTTTCTAATTCAGACATTACATAAGTTTCTGCTCCCTGAATTACAAAAATAATGATAATCACAGCGGAAATACCTATTATAATCCCAATCAAAGTCAAAAA from Halanaerobiales bacterium includes these protein-coding regions:
- a CDS encoding ABC transporter permease is translated as MKFLEYIRLALSEIFHNKTRTFLTLIGIIIGISAVIIIIFVIQGAETYVMSELERIAPVDLMQVYNRYDSKTQRFLGQMTFEDIDYIEEKEKNNIKAIAPRYSGDGSLRYDGKEIDFNLITTTPAFKEIYDLEIAEGRFINKLDIENFNQVIILGHETAENIFGNDKAIGEKVVLDGTSFTVVGILPKDYESPILPVSINDNRGFIPITVMERITGTKNRFSILVRANGREKLPYVKNKVMEHLNTRHGLTVEGKSKFATYNMVSGLEMVNIIKIVLLILLGGVASITLLVAGIGVMNIMLVIITERTREIGLRKALGANKKDILSQFIIESIILCFVGGILGIFLGHIASDFIGQIAKNYIQLNATVPLWASLVSLIFTSFVGLFFGIYPALKAARLNPIEALHYE